From the genome of Variovorax sp. RA8, one region includes:
- a CDS encoding amidohydrolase family protein, which yields MLDLLIHNATLPDGRGGMSIAVQDGRIAEVTAGLDAPAHEKLDAQGLLVAPHFVDPHFHMDAALSYGLPRVNDSGTLLEGIALWGELKPLLTAEALVDRAMAYCDWAVAKGLLAIRSHVDTSDPSLLAVDALLDVKKRVAPYLTLQLVAFPQDGVLRTAGGVDNLKRALDKGVDVVGGIPHFERTMADGAASVKLLCELAAERGLPVDMHCDESDDPLSRHIETLAFEAQRLGLQGRVTGSHCTSMHSMDNYYVSKLLPLIAEAGVGVVANPLINITLQGRHDTYPKRRGMTRVPELMAQGVNVAFGHDCVMDPWYGMGSGDMLEVAHMGLHVAQMTSQQGIRRCFDAVTANAAKVLGLSGYGVESGCDASFVLLQASDPVEAIRLRAPRLKVWRRGRLLAETPAATAALHLPDRPAATSWMASRT from the coding sequence ATGCTCGATCTGCTGATCCACAACGCCACGCTGCCCGACGGGCGCGGCGGCATGTCCATCGCCGTGCAGGACGGCCGCATCGCCGAAGTAACGGCGGGCCTGGATGCACCGGCGCACGAGAAGCTCGACGCCCAGGGCCTGCTGGTCGCACCGCATTTCGTCGATCCGCATTTCCACATGGACGCCGCACTGAGCTACGGCTTGCCGCGGGTCAACGATAGCGGCACGCTGCTCGAAGGCATCGCGCTGTGGGGCGAGCTCAAGCCGCTGCTCACCGCCGAGGCGCTGGTCGACCGCGCCATGGCCTACTGCGACTGGGCGGTGGCCAAGGGCCTGCTCGCGATCCGCAGCCATGTGGACACCAGCGACCCGAGCCTGCTCGCGGTGGACGCGCTGCTCGATGTCAAGAAGCGCGTCGCACCGTACCTGACGCTGCAGCTGGTCGCCTTTCCGCAGGACGGCGTCCTGCGCACGGCGGGCGGCGTCGACAACCTGAAGCGTGCCCTGGACAAGGGCGTGGACGTGGTCGGCGGCATCCCGCACTTCGAGCGCACCATGGCCGATGGCGCCGCCAGTGTGAAGCTGCTGTGCGAGCTGGCCGCCGAACGCGGGCTGCCGGTGGACATGCACTGCGACGAGTCGGACGACCCGCTCTCGCGCCACATCGAGACCCTGGCCTTCGAGGCGCAGCGGCTCGGGCTGCAAGGGCGCGTGACGGGCTCGCACTGCACCTCCATGCATTCGATGGACAACTACTACGTGAGCAAGCTGCTCCCCCTGATCGCCGAGGCCGGCGTCGGCGTGGTCGCCAACCCGCTGATCAACATCACGCTGCAGGGCCGCCACGACACCTATCCCAAGCGCCGCGGCATGACCCGCGTGCCCGAGCTGATGGCGCAGGGCGTGAACGTGGCCTTCGGCCACGACTGTGTGATGGACCCGTGGTACGGCATGGGCTCGGGCGACATGCTGGAGGTCGCGCACATGGGCCTGCACGTGGCGCAGATGACCAGCCAGCAGGGCATCCGCCGGTGCTTCGACGCGGTGACGGCGAATGCCGCGAAGGTGCTCGGGCTCTCGGGCTACGGCGTGGAGTCGGGCTGCGACGCGAGCTTCGTGCTGCTGCAGGCGAGCGATCCCGTCGAGGCGATCCGGCTGCGTGCGCCGCGGCTCAAGGTCTGGCGCCGGGGCCGGCTGCTGGCGGAGACGCCGGCGGCGACGGCAGCGCTGCATCTGCCGGACCGGCCCGCCGCGACGAGTTGGATGGCTTCGCGGACCTGA